One window of Quercus robur chromosome 5, dhQueRobu3.1, whole genome shotgun sequence genomic DNA carries:
- the LOC126727218 gene encoding cysteine-rich receptor-like protein kinase 10 isoform X3 produces the protein MADFKIPISLLILLSLLNLFSRSEGAPTYATHYCSNSSFFTPNSTYQANLNLLLSDLSSNSTRLDGFYKTSVGQNPPDVALGLLFCRGDVTPAACKDCISTATKDIRNRCPFDKIILIWYDVCTLRYTNESDLNNLVPFENFNTTAQNVIEPERFNGLLASTMNSLKQQAANSQSDKKFATAAVKFTSSVTLYCLVQCTPELSVSLCLTVLESAIGSLPMCCSGKQGGTVVLPSSNIRYEVYPFFNYTASSTPLPPLPRGKSKSSTTIIAIAVPLSVAMVLFAIGVCFLRRTSKKYNKFLEPDAGIEITAIESLQFDLVTIETATNKFSDDNKIGKGGFGTVYKGTFPNGQEIAVKRLSKSSVQGAIEFKNEIVLVAKLQHRNLVRLLGFCFEGEEKILIYEYVPNRSLDYFLFDSERQGQLDWSSRYKIIGGIARGILYLHEDSRLRIIHRDLKASNVLLDANMNPKISDFGMARIFVADQAQGNTNRIVGTYGYMSPEYAMQGRFSVKSDVFSFGVLILEIISGKKNNCFYQSEHDEDLLSYTWKQWKNGTPIELLDPTIRGSHSRNEVIRCIHIGLLCVQENPANRPTMATVVLMLDSYSVSLQLPQQPAFLLRNKANRNMPKKELQHEGFSSQSVPWSVDGEPITELYPR, from the exons ATGGCCGACTTCAAAATTCCTATATCCCTGTTGATCTTATTAAGCTTGCTTAACCTGTTCAGCAGAAGTGAAGGAGCACCAACTTACGCCACTCATTATTGCTccaattcaagctttttcaCTCCCAATAGTACCTACCAAGCCAATCTCAACCTCCTCCTCTCTGATCTATCTTCCAACTCCACACGCCTAGATGGGTTCTACAAAACCAGTGTGGGTCAAAACCCTCCAGACGTGGCCTTGGGTCTTCTTTTCTGCCGTGGTGATGTCACCCCAGCTGCTTGTAAAGACTGCATCTCTACTGCAACAAAGGACATACGAAACCGCTGTCCTTTCGACAAAATCATCCTAATCTGGTACGATGTGTGCACGTTGCGTTACACCAACGAATCAGACCTGAACAACTTAGTTCCCTTTGAGAACTTTAACACTACAGCCCAGAATGTCATCGAGCCAGAACGGTTCAACGGGTTATTAGCAAGCACCATGAATTCATTGAAGCAACAAGCTGCCAATTCCCAATCGGACAAGAAATTTGCAACGGCGGCTGTAAAGTTTACGAGCTCGGTGACACTCTACTGTTTGGTGCAGTGCACACCGGAGCTTTCTGTCAGTTTATGCTTGACAGTTTTGGAAAGTGCCATCGGTTCTCTTCCCATGTGCTGCTCTGGAAAACAAGGTGGAACAGTTGTGCTTCCGAGCTCTAATATTAGATATGAAGTCTATCCATTTTTTAATTACACGGCATCATCTACTCCACTTCCTCCTCTGCCTCGAG gaAAAAGTAAGTCATCTACAACAATTATCGCTATTGCTGTCCCACTTTCTGTTGCTATGGTGCTTTTTGCCATTGGAGTTTGCTTCCTGCGTAGAACAAGCaagaaatacaataaatttcTGGAACCAGATG CTGGAATTGAAATAACAGCCATAGAGTCCTTGCAATTTGACTTGGTTACAATTGAAACTGCCACGAACAAGTTCTCGGATGATAATAAGATTGGTAAAGGTGGTTTTGGTACGGTTTACAAG GGTACTTTTCCTAATGGACAAGAAATAGCAGTGAAGAGACTATCCAAAAGCTCTGTGCAAGGTGCAATAGAATTTAAGAATGAGATTGTGCTGGTTGCCAAGCTTCAACACAGGAATCTAGTGAGACTCTTGGGATTTTGCTttgaaggagaagaaaagatACTTATTTATGAATACGTGCCTAACAGAAGCCTTGATTACTTTTTATTCG actcAGAGAGGCAAGGGCAACTGGATTGGTCAAGTCGTTACAAGATTATAGGAGGGATTGCTCGAGGGATTCTCTATCTTCATGAAGATTCTCGGCTTAGAATTATACATCGTGATCTTAAAGCTAGCAATGTTTTGTTAGATGCCAATATGAACCCAAAGATTTCAGATTTTGGCATGGCAAGAATATTTGTTGCGGATCAAGCTCAAGGAAATACAAATAGAATCGTTGGAACATA TGGTTACATGTCTCCAGAGTATGCAATGCAAGGACGATTCTCAGTAAAGTCCGATGTGTTTAGTTTTGGCGTCCTAATTCTAGAGATTATAAGTGGCAAGAAGAACAATTGTTTCTATCAGTCAGAACATGATGAGGACCTCTTAAGCTAT ACTTGGAAACAATGGAAAAATGGGACACCCATTGAATTGCTGGATCCAACTATAAGAGGTTCCCATTCAAGAAATGAAGTCATTAGATGCATCCATATCGGGTTATTGTGTGTTCAAGAAAACCCAGCCAACCGACCTACAATGGCAACAGTAGTTCTCATGCTTGACAGTTATTCTGTTAGCCTGCAGTTACCTCAGCAGCCAGCATTTTTGCTTCGGAATAAAGCAAACAGGAATATGCCAAAAAAGGAGCTGCAACATGAGGGTTTTTCAAGCCAGTCGGTGCCATGGTCAGTTGATGGAGAACCGATCACTGAACTGTATCCTCGATAG